A DNA window from Methanobrevibacter thaueri contains the following coding sequences:
- a CDS encoding flavodoxin family protein, protein MAKIIIYYSQGGTTDLIAKTLAKNLNADLVRIHDLKNREGFTNRLFSSINAFRESKTDIVPAQVDLRGYDTVYFGTPTWSGNPTPAILTIIDRCDLRAKDVILFATMDSSRGESTLERLERKVKLRGARVIESFAISTKDKSQEQLINDTEAMIEMKDLRMY, encoded by the coding sequence TTGGCTAAAATAATTATCTATTATTCACAGGGAGGAACAACAGACTTGATTGCAAAGACCTTGGCAAAGAATCTCAATGCCGACCTTGTAAGAATCCATGACTTAAAAAATCGTGAAGGATTCACAAATAGATTATTTTCATCAATTAATGCGTTTAGAGAAAGCAAAACAGATATCGTTCCTGCCCAGGTTGATTTAAGAGGATATGATACAGTATACTTCGGAACACCTACCTGGTCCGGAAATCCTACACCTGCAATTCTAACAATAATTGACAGATGTGACTTAAGGGCAAAGGATGTAATCCTATTTGCCACCATGGACAGTTCCCGTGGCGAAAGCACCCTTGAAAGACTTGAACGCAAAGTTAAATTACGTGGAGCACGGGTTATTGAAAGTTTTGCCATTTCAACTAAGGACAAGAGTCAGGAACAATTGATTAACGACACTGAAGCAATGATTGAAATGAAAGATTTGAGAATGTACTAG
- the argC gene encoding N-acetyl-gamma-glutamyl-phosphate reductase yields MFKVAIIGASGYTGGELLRMLLNHPEVEITDITSRQYDGTPAHKIHPHIRDSGLVFKNKAPSELDADVVFTATPHGASMKIVPEILDTGAKVVDLSGDYRYRDTEVYEKWYGMEHTDKENKGAFGLPELYRDEIKKSNLVANPGCFPTGAILSSYPLVKNDLVDRIIIDSKTGVSGAGVNPSTTTHYPNIADNVNPYKISSHRHMSEIQQELHGFDDVKVSFTPHLVPVNRGIQTTSHSFLNEDNIDITPEEIRSIYEKEYGEEFFIKLMDEGEIPHLSSVRGSNFVHIGGFEIDNTGRLVMLSVIDNLVKGASGQAIQNMNIILGIDETLGLTHFGLHP; encoded by the coding sequence ATGTTTAAAGTAGCAATTATAGGAGCAAGCGGATATACTGGTGGTGAATTGTTAAGAATGCTTTTAAACCATCCTGAAGTGGAAATAACAGACATCACTTCAAGGCAATATGATGGAACACCCGCACACAAGATTCACCCACACATAAGAGACTCAGGACTAGTGTTCAAGAACAAGGCACCTTCCGAACTGGATGCCGACGTTGTATTCACTGCAACACCACATGGAGCATCAATGAAAATCGTGCCTGAAATTCTCGACACCGGTGCAAAAGTGGTTGACCTAAGCGGAGACTACAGATACCGTGACACTGAAGTCTATGAAAAATGGTATGGAATGGAACACACAGACAAGGAAAACAAAGGGGCATTTGGGCTTCCGGAATTGTATAGGGATGAAATCAAAAAATCAAATCTCGTTGCAAACCCAGGATGCTTCCCAACAGGAGCAATCCTTTCATCATACCCATTGGTTAAAAACGATTTGGTTGATAGAATCATCATCGATTCAAAAACCGGAGTCAGCGGAGCTGGAGTGAACCCATCAACAACCACACACTATCCAAACATTGCGGATAACGTAAATCCATACAAGATATCCTCCCACAGACACATGTCAGAGATTCAACAGGAATTGCATGGATTTGATGATGTCAAAGTCTCATTCACACCACACCTCGTGCCTGTAAACCGTGGAATTCAAACCACAAGCCACAGTTTCCTGAATGAGGACAACATTGACATTACCCCTGAAGAAATCAGAAGCATCTATGAAAAGGAATATGGCGAAGAGTTCTTCATCAAGCTAATGGATGAAGGAGAAATACCTCACCTAAGTTCAGTTCGTGGATCCAACTTTGTTCATATCGGAGGATTTGAAATAGACAACACAGGCAGGCTCGTTATGCTATCCGTCATTGACAACCTTGTTAAAGGTGCATCCGGTCAGGCCATTCAAAACATGAACATCATATTAGGCATTGATGAGACATTAGGTTTAACACACTTTGGACTTCACCCATAG
- a CDS encoding FAD synthase, which translates to MKIMATGTFDILHPGHGVYLEESRKLGGEDAELYVVVARDATVERRKREAVVGEDQRLELIKMLKPVTDAFLGDANGDVFKIVREIDPDIITVGADQNHDIDKLQAALDKRGLKAKAVRIEKYRDCELDSSCKIIRKIQHTDFKGKIMDHCED; encoded by the coding sequence ATGAAGATAATGGCGACCGGAACATTCGATATACTCCATCCGGGACATGGAGTTTACCTGGAAGAATCCAGAAAGCTGGGTGGAGAAGATGCTGAGCTTTACGTTGTTGTAGCGAGAGATGCAACCGTTGAAAGAAGAAAAAGAGAAGCAGTCGTTGGAGAAGACCAACGTTTAGAATTGATTAAAATGCTTAAACCCGTAACAGACGCTTTCCTTGGAGATGCAAATGGGGACGTATTCAAAATCGTTAGAGAAATAGACCCTGACATCATCACCGTAGGAGCGGATCAGAATCATGATATTGATAAATTGCAGGCTGCCCTCGATAAAAGAGGATTGAAAGCGAAAGCAGTTCGTATTGAAAAATACCGTGACTGCGAACTTGACAGCAGCTGCAAGATCATTAGGAAAATACAACATACCGATTTTAAAGGTAAAATAATGGACCATTGTGAAGATTAG
- a CDS encoding C-GCAxxG-C-C family protein: MNSIEDAVQLFENGYMCSQAVFAAFSEDYGLSREQALKIGACFGSGMRKGEVCGACTGALMALGLKYGDNKAESNEVCERFLDEFKRQNGSFICRDLLGCDISTPEGVKQARDNNLFKEICPEMVRSAAEIVDEILK, translated from the coding sequence ATGAATTCAATTGAGGATGCAGTTCAATTATTTGAAAATGGCTATATGTGTTCACAGGCTGTTTTTGCAGCTTTCAGTGAGGATTATGGTCTTTCAAGAGAGCAAGCCTTAAAGATTGGGGCTTGTTTTGGAAGTGGAATGAGAAAGGGAGAAGTTTGTGGAGCATGCACAGGTGCGCTTATGGCACTGGGCCTAAAATACGGAGACAACAAGGCCGAAAGCAATGAGGTTTGCGAGAGATTTCTGGATGAATTCAAAAGACAAAACGGTTCATTCATTTGTCGTGACCTGTTGGGCTGTGACATCAGCACTCCTGAAGGCGTAAAGCAAGCAAGGGACAATAATCTGTTCAAGGAGATCTGTCCCGAGATGGTCCGTTCAGCTGCAGAAATAGTGGATGAAATCCTGAAGTAG
- the pyrI gene encoding aspartate carbamoyltransferase regulatory subunit yields the protein MTKSELKIRAIENGTVIDHITANKALHILKILGLPDKETKNVTVAMNVSSSEIGRKDILKIENRELDHEELNQVALIAPKATINIIRDFKPIKKDKILLPEKITSIIKCTNPKCITNLESEPITPIFKVIQKYPPVVRCHYCEKLIKTEDIDKQFE from the coding sequence ATGACCAAATCAGAATTAAAGATAAGAGCTATTGAAAACGGTACAGTTATCGACCACATTACAGCCAATAAAGCATTGCATATTCTTAAAATTTTAGGCCTTCCGGACAAGGAAACCAAAAACGTTACTGTGGCAATGAACGTTTCCTCATCTGAAATCGGCAGAAAGGACATTTTGAAAATTGAAAACAGGGAATTGGATCATGAAGAACTTAATCAAGTCGCATTAATTGCTCCAAAAGCTACAATAAACATTATTAGGGATTTCAAACCGATTAAAAAAGATAAGATTCTCCTTCCCGAAAAGATTACTTCAATTATCAAATGCACAAATCCCAAATGCATAACTAACCTTGAAAGTGAACCTATAACACCCATATTCAAGGTTATCCAGAAATACCCTCCGGTGGTTAGGTGCCATTACTGTGAAAAATTAATAAAAACAGAAGATATCGATAAGCAATTCGAATAA
- a CDS encoding ABC transporter ATP-binding protein, translating to MSTIIEFKNVNKEYKSGDHILKAMDDVNFTIDEGEFVVILGPSGAGKSTLLNLLGGLDSATSGQIIVKGEHVESFNDNQLTEYRAKNVGFIFQFYNLIPNLTSLENVELMKDIVDVDINGLNVLDSVGLKDHAGQFPAQLSGGEQQRVSIARAVAKQPTMLLCDEPTGALDSKTGVLILNLLQDMSNNKGTTVVIVTHNAILAEAADKVIRIKNGQIESIVVNENPKKVSDLEW from the coding sequence ATGAGTACAATTATTGAATTTAAAAATGTGAACAAGGAGTATAAATCCGGAGATCACATTTTAAAAGCTATGGATGATGTCAACTTCACAATTGACGAAGGGGAATTTGTAGTTATCCTTGGTCCCTCAGGAGCAGGTAAGTCTACACTTTTAAACCTCCTGGGAGGTCTTGACAGTGCAACCTCCGGTCAGATTATAGTTAAAGGTGAACATGTTGAATCATTCAATGATAATCAACTGACAGAGTATAGGGCTAAGAATGTGGGTTTCATTTTCCAGTTCTATAACCTGATTCCGAACTTGACATCTCTTGAAAACGTTGAGTTGATGAAGGACATCGTGGATGTTGATATAAACGGTTTGAATGTGCTGGATTCTGTTGGACTTAAGGATCATGCTGGCCAATTCCCCGCACAATTGTCTGGTGGGGAGCAGCAGAGGGTCTCCATTGCAAGGGCGGTTGCAAAACAGCCTACAATGCTTTTATGTGATGAGCCGACAGGGGCATTGGACTCAAAAACAGGCGTTTTGATTTTAAATCTTCTTCAGGATATGAGCAACAACAAAGGCACCACCGTCGTGATTGTAACTCACAACGCAATACTGGCCGAAGCTGCAGATAAGGTAATTAGAATCAAGAACGGCCAAATCGAAAGTATTGTCGTTAATGAAAATCCTAAGAAGGTCTCTGATTTGGAATGGTGA
- a CDS encoding ArsR/SmtB family transcription factor: MENNNLENSNEGVCEVFDSHEDAVNRVKKRMSSEEEYAELSEFFKIFGNPTRLKIISLLAVEDLCVCDICDALELNQTTVSNQLRILRANNLVKYQKEGKMARYSLTDLHIEMIYKVGLEHILE, encoded by the coding sequence ATGGAAAATAATAATCTTGAAAATAGTAATGAGGGAGTATGTGAAGTTTTCGATTCACATGAAGATGCGGTAAATCGTGTTAAGAAACGCATGTCCTCCGAAGAAGAATATGCTGAGCTATCTGAATTTTTCAAAATTTTTGGAAATCCAACAAGATTAAAAATTATTTCCCTACTCGCAGTTGAAGATTTATGTGTATGCGACATATGTGATGCACTTGAATTAAATCAGACAACCGTTTCAAATCAGCTTAGGATCTTAAGAGCGAACAATCTTGTCAAATATCAAAAAGAGGGAAAAATGGCAAGATATTCCCTTACAGACCTTCACATTGAAATGATTTACAAAGTAGGTTTAGAACATATATTAGAATAA
- a CDS encoding ABC transporter permease, which translates to MLFKKMLRDIRKHKAQFLSIFLMAFLGVFVFAGVGGESVGLEVNVNDYYNDTNLADGWIYSININDLFLYQVDCLGATTQMERQLVVDSVADFSNDPEITLHFVENNTISKFYLLQGEPLDIDDKNGVWLDKSFADAKGLKVGDNITFKFEGHEIEKEIKGIGYSPEYVYHASQSSVIPDFSKMGFAYMSYKAFPEDNISYNVLNVKFDGTPENYNDLLSYHMDGYYSSFVERSEHVSVNQFSEEMDQHKMMSGIFPVVFILISMLILLTTMTRIITHQRTQIGILKASGFKDRSIIFHYVSYGFWLVLVGAILGLILGPMTLPQLFYPSMSATYKLPSWEPAWSMNFVYVAALMVLMSIFVSYYAVKSISDEKPADTIRPKAPKISTTGFVEKLGIWDKLSFNVRWNWRDAKRNKFRALMTIIGVIGCSALLVCAFGMYDGMNDLKEWEFNQINHYDSKLVIDDEAAMSEIDDVASEVNGDKIMESAIEIESGSVKKSGSLMVLNNTDLVTPTDYDWNPIKIEDNEVSISQKMADMLDVGVGDTVKWHIMGSDKWVKTKVDKIHADPTSQGLIMSSDKLEDLDLNYTPTSIVTTEHVDKNYSAIKTANSMKDMTGSWDELTEAMWLLIYILIFFASLLAVVVLYNLGLLSFTEIEREIATLKVLGFKTGALRKLLLTQNLWFTAIGFLLGLPVGYFILKIMWESSGDSFYILPSISPANFILSAVITFALSILVNLMFSRKIKKLDMVESLKSGE; encoded by the coding sequence ATGCTTTTCAAAAAGATGTTGAGAGACATCCGAAAGCATAAGGCCCAATTTTTATCTATTTTTTTAATGGCATTTTTGGGCGTGTTTGTGTTTGCCGGTGTCGGAGGGGAATCAGTAGGGCTTGAAGTTAATGTGAATGATTACTATAATGACACCAACCTGGCTGACGGTTGGATTTACTCAATCAACATTAATGATTTGTTTTTATATCAGGTTGATTGTCTGGGTGCAACCACTCAAATGGAACGTCAGCTGGTCGTGGACTCGGTGGCGGATTTTTCAAATGATCCAGAAATCACACTGCATTTTGTGGAGAACAATACCATATCCAAATTCTATCTGCTTCAGGGAGAACCGCTGGATATAGATGATAAGAATGGAGTATGGCTCGATAAAAGTTTTGCCGATGCAAAGGGTTTGAAAGTTGGTGACAACATCACCTTCAAATTTGAAGGACATGAAATCGAAAAGGAAATCAAGGGAATAGGATATTCTCCCGAATATGTGTATCATGCCTCACAGTCTTCAGTCATTCCGGATTTCAGCAAAATGGGTTTTGCCTACATGTCATATAAGGCATTTCCAGAGGATAATATCTCCTATAATGTATTGAACGTCAAGTTTGACGGCACTCCTGAAAACTATAATGATCTCCTGTCATATCATATGGATGGCTATTACAGCTCCTTTGTTGAAAGGTCAGAACACGTTAGTGTAAATCAGTTTTCAGAGGAGATGGACCAGCACAAAATGATGTCAGGCATTTTCCCAGTGGTTTTCATCCTGATTTCAATGCTGATTCTTTTAACAACAATGACAAGGATAATCACACATCAACGTACTCAAATTGGTATCCTCAAAGCCAGCGGATTTAAGGACAGGAGCATCATATTCCATTATGTCTCCTATGGTTTCTGGCTGGTTCTTGTAGGGGCCATATTGGGTTTGATTTTGGGGCCAATGACATTGCCGCAGCTATTTTACCCATCAATGAGCGCAACATATAAGCTGCCGTCATGGGAACCTGCATGGAGCATGAATTTCGTCTATGTTGCTGCATTGATGGTGCTCATGTCAATATTCGTTTCATATTATGCGGTAAAAAGCATTTCCGATGAAAAGCCTGCCGATACAATAAGGCCGAAGGCGCCTAAGATTTCCACCACAGGTTTTGTTGAAAAGCTTGGAATATGGGATAAATTATCATTCAATGTCCGTTGGAACTGGAGAGATGCCAAAAGAAATAAGTTCCGAGCACTGATGACAATCATCGGTGTGATCGGATGCAGTGCACTTTTGGTTTGTGCATTCGGAATGTATGATGGAATGAACGACCTGAAGGAATGGGAATTCAACCAAATCAATCATTATGACTCCAAATTGGTCATTGATGATGAGGCAGCAATGTCTGAAATCGATGATGTCGCCAGTGAAGTGAACGGTGATAAGATAATGGAATCGGCCATTGAAATAGAATCAGGTTCGGTCAAGAAATCGGGCTCTCTTATGGTATTGAACAATACTGATTTGGTAACACCGACAGACTACGACTGGAATCCTATCAAGATAGAGGATAATGAGGTCTCGATTTCCCAGAAAATGGCTGATATGCTGGATGTTGGTGTTGGTGACACCGTAAAATGGCATATTATGGGTTCAGACAAGTGGGTCAAAACAAAAGTCGATAAGATACATGCCGATCCAACATCTCAGGGATTGATAATGTCAAGTGACAAGCTGGAGGATTTGGATTTGAACTACACTCCAACAAGCATTGTGACAACCGAACATGTGGATAAGAATTATTCTGCCATCAAAACAGCCAACTCAATGAAGGACATGACCGGAAGTTGGGATGAGCTGACAGAGGCAATGTGGCTTTTGATATACATCCTCATATTCTTCGCATCCCTTTTGGCTGTTGTCGTGCTGTATAATTTGGGATTGTTGTCCTTTACAGAAATTGAACGTGAAATAGCCACCCTTAAGGTTTTAGGCTTTAAGACAGGAGCTCTTAGAAAGCTGCTGCTGACACAGAACTTATGGTTTACAGCAATTGGATTTCTATTGGGATTGCCGGTCGGATATTTCATATTGAAGATAATGTGGGAGTCCTCAGGAGATTCCTTCTATATTCTCCCTTCAATATCACCTGCAAACTTCATATTGTCTGCTGTAATAACATTCGCATTGTCCATTCTTGTGAACCTGATGTTTTCACGCAAGATTAAGAAATTGGACATGGTCGAATCCCTTAAGAGTGGGGAATAG
- the hisA gene encoding 1-(5-phosphoribosyl)-5-[(5-phosphoribosylamino)methylideneamino]imidazole-4-carboxamide isomerase: protein MSFNKNEMLIMPAVDIKNGKCVQLVQGEPGSEMVKIDNPEKVAKYWEDLGAKNIHVIDLSGTIDGETSFDIIKKILNEVSVPIQLGGGIRNLDYARQLLDLDIERLIIGTMGIQQPETITQLSDEYGPERIMISLDSKDNKVVIKGWQEKIDKSPSEIANDFKEHGAGSILFTNVDVEGLLGGFYTEPVEDLKKSVDLPIVYSGGITTIDDIKKLNESGVEGIVIGSALYTDKIDLTEALKYQKRI, encoded by the coding sequence ATGTCATTCAATAAAAATGAAATGTTAATAATGCCTGCAGTTGACATAAAAAACGGAAAATGTGTTCAACTAGTTCAAGGCGAACCTGGAAGTGAAATGGTTAAAATAGACAACCCAGAAAAGGTTGCTAAATACTGGGAAGATTTGGGAGCAAAAAATATCCACGTGATTGATTTGTCCGGAACAATAGACGGCGAAACCAGCTTTGATATTATCAAAAAAATATTAAACGAAGTTTCAGTTCCAATCCAGCTTGGAGGAGGAATCAGAAATCTGGATTATGCTCGTCAATTACTGGATTTGGACATTGAAAGACTGATAATCGGAACAATGGGAATCCAGCAACCGGAAACTATTACACAACTTTCAGACGAATACGGTCCTGAAAGGATTATGATTTCACTTGACAGCAAAGACAACAAGGTAGTTATTAAAGGATGGCAGGAAAAGATTGACAAGAGCCCTTCAGAAATTGCAAATGACTTTAAAGAGCATGGAGCCGGAAGTATTTTATTTACAAATGTTGATGTTGAAGGACTTTTAGGGGGATTTTACACAGAACCTGTAGAAGATTTGAAAAAGTCTGTGGATTTGCCTATTGTATATTCCGGAGGAATAACAACAATAGATGACATTAAAAAACTAAATGAAAGTGGTGTGGAAGGAATAGTTATTGGTTCTGCACTTTATACTGATAAAATTGATTTAACTGAAGCTTTAAAATACCAAAAGAGGATATAA
- a CDS encoding DUF2124 family protein, with protein MEDIENWKGINGQIVAFKNAVGDAEKITYMGTPSVCTPFAALMAYAVRDKENHFISFIDIETSHEFELKPWGMTLTDVVSDPHDSDVVVLLGGLSMPKADIDTEELKGVVNDILKEDGKLIGLCFMDMFAKAGWLEKVDFDLVIDGTLTGVVKK; from the coding sequence ATGGAAGATATTGAAAACTGGAAAGGAATTAACGGCCAGATTGTTGCATTCAAGAATGCGGTTGGCGATGCTGAAAAAATAACTTATATGGGCACACCCAGCGTCTGCACTCCATTTGCTGCATTGATGGCCTATGCCGTACGCGATAAGGAAAATCATTTCATCAGTTTCATCGACATTGAAACTTCACATGAGTTTGAATTGAAACCTTGGGGAATGACATTGACCGATGTTGTATCAGACCCTCATGACTCAGATGTTGTCGTGTTGTTGGGTGGCCTCAGCATGCCTAAGGCGGATATCGACACAGAAGAGTTAAAAGGTGTCGTTAACGATATTCTTAAGGAGGATGGAAAACTCATTGGACTTTGTTTCATGGATATGTTTGCAAAGGCAGGATGGCTTGAGAAAGTCGATTTCGATTTGGTCATAGATGGAACATTGACAGGTGTTGTTAAAAAATAG
- a CDS encoding TfoX/Sxy family protein yields the protein MGSSKEYLEYILEQLSDLDDISHRAMMGEYILYYRGKIFGGIYDDRFLIKPVKIAKEMMPDADMELPYDGAKEMLLVDDVENREFLKELIEAMYDELPAPRKRKK from the coding sequence ATGGGATCAAGCAAGGAATATCTCGAGTACATATTGGAGCAGCTATCAGATTTGGACGACATATCCCATCGCGCAATGATGGGAGAGTATATCTTATATTATCGAGGAAAGATTTTCGGAGGCATCTACGACGACCGTTTCCTAATCAAGCCCGTGAAAATAGCCAAGGAAATGATGCCCGATGCAGATATGGAACTGCCATATGACGGGGCAAAGGAAATGCTGCTCGTTGATGATGTTGAAAACCGAGAGTTTCTAAAAGAACTGATTGAAGCGATGTATGATGAGCTTCCCGCTCCGAGAAAAAGAAAAAAATAG
- a CDS encoding ABC transporter permease: MSLSKKMLRDIRINKTQFIAIFLMAFIGIFAYSGIYSEYYGLVQTSDEFYADTNMADGWIYNTDFDYSSVHEIDAFTTQTDRQEVVQSVADLGGKPDITLHFTEKGTISKFYTTEGEDFDPSDDSGVWLDERFADERDLYVGDKITFDFNNHTIKKEIKGLGYSPEYVYEVSPSSLTPDFSQLGFAYLSYKSYPDDLKYNTMLVKYDSSDKEFKEKLDDSVDYLSFTKKEDHLSVSKFANEMTQHKMIGDVFPIVFILVTFLTLLTTMTRIVTNQRTQIGILKAVGFKNSTIILHYLAYAFFPVLFGSVSGLITGPMIIPQMFYPTMSTMYSMPAWHPGFDMSFVYIAILLVVLSVLVTYWACRRISKENPANTMRPKAPDMSSKSFIERSKLWNRLSFNFRWNLRDARSNKFRAFMAIVGVMGCVALLIAAFGMNDSLNELKSWEYDDISHFESKLQISNTANPMELYYVLNETNGTFIMQQSIEMKANGEEDTVGLLVSNNTDLISYTDRDRNPIDIDEGDVSLSAKLAEKFNVTKGDKIRWHIVGSDEWVTSKIGQIHAEPVSQGLIMSPDTLEDQGLDFTPTNIITNEKFGENFDSIKSVTSMDKLKDSWDQMTTAVMMMVYVVTFVAVALAILVLYNLGILSFTEMEREIATLKVLGFKTNVLRKLLLTQNIIFTSIGFILGIPIGFYFMTLMLNAAGESLYYVPTLTWGNILLCAAITFTISIGVNLLFSDKIRNLDMVEALKDIE, from the coding sequence ATGTCATTGTCTAAGAAAATGCTGAGGGATATAAGGATCAATAAAACCCAGTTTATTGCAATATTTCTCATGGCATTTATAGGTATCTTTGCCTACAGTGGAATATATAGCGAGTACTATGGGCTGGTGCAAACTTCAGACGAGTTTTATGCAGATACCAATATGGCAGATGGCTGGATTTACAACACTGATTTTGATTACTCATCAGTTCATGAAATTGATGCTTTTACTACTCAAACGGACAGGCAGGAGGTTGTTCAGTCCGTCGCAGATTTGGGGGGCAAGCCCGATATTACGCTGCACTTCACGGAAAAGGGAACGATTTCCAAATTCTACACCACAGAAGGTGAGGATTTCGATCCATCAGATGATTCCGGTGTGTGGCTGGATGAGCGCTTCGCCGATGAGCGTGATTTGTATGTTGGAGATAAGATAACCTTCGATTTCAACAATCACACAATCAAAAAGGAAATCAAGGGACTGGGATATTCTCCCGAATACGTTTATGAGGTTTCACCAAGCTCCCTGACACCTGATTTTTCACAGTTGGGTTTCGCTTACCTTTCATATAAATCCTATCCTGATGATTTGAAATACAATACAATGCTTGTTAAATATGATTCATCAGACAAGGAATTCAAAGAGAAATTGGACGATTCCGTTGACTATCTGTCATTTACAAAAAAGGAGGACCATTTAAGCGTTTCCAAATTCGCAAATGAAATGACACAGCATAAGATGATTGGGGACGTTTTTCCAATAGTTTTCATTCTTGTAACCTTCCTGACACTTTTGACAACAATGACAAGGATTGTCACCAATCAAAGGACACAGATAGGTATCCTGAAGGCGGTGGGCTTTAAGAATTCGACAATAATTCTGCATTATCTGGCATACGCATTTTTCCCGGTTCTCTTCGGTTCCGTTTCGGGTTTGATTACGGGGCCAATGATAATTCCGCAGATGTTCTATCCGACAATGTCCACAATGTACAGCATGCCTGCTTGGCATCCCGGCTTTGACATGAGCTTTGTCTACATTGCGATACTGCTGGTTGTCCTGTCCGTTCTTGTCACATATTGGGCATGCAGGAGAATCTCAAAGGAAAATCCTGCCAATACGATGAGGCCGAAGGCTCCGGACATGTCCTCAAAAAGTTTCATTGAAAGGTCAAAACTGTGGAATCGCCTCAGTTTTAATTTCAGATGGAATTTAAGGGATGCAAGGTCAAATAAATTCAGAGCATTCATGGCAATAGTTGGAGTTATGGGATGTGTGGCGTTATTGATAGCAGCATTCGGTATGAACGACAGCTTGAATGAATTGAAATCATGGGAATATGATGACATCAGCCATTTCGAGTCAAAACTGCAGATTTCCAATACTGCAAATCCTATGGAGCTGTATTATGTTCTAAATGAAACCAACGGCACTTTTATCATGCAGCAATCTATTGAAATGAAGGCAAACGGCGAAGAGGACACGGTAGGGCTGCTGGTGTCAAACAACACGGACCTGATATCATACACGGACCGTGACAGGAATCCAATTGATATCGATGAGGGAGATGTTTCATTATCCGCAAAGCTTGCCGAGAAGTTCAACGTCACAAAAGGAGATAAGATTAGGTGGCACATTGTCGGAAGCGACGAGTGGGTCACTTCAAAAATCGGACAGATTCATGCGGAACCTGTCTCACAGGGTTTGATAATGTCTCCGGATACCTTGGAAGATCAGGGATTGGATTTCACACCTACAAATATCATAACCAATGAGAAATTTGGTGAAAACTTTGACTCAATCAAGTCGGTCACAAGCATGGATAAACTTAAGGACAGTTGGGACCAGATGACAACTGCAGTCATGATGATGGTTTATGTTGTGACATTTGTGGCGGTGGCGCTTGCGATTTTGGTTTTATATAATCTGGGAATCCTCTCATTCACCGAGATGGAAAGGGAAATTGCAACATTGAAGGTTTTGGGTTTCAAGACAAACGTTTTAAGGAAACTATTGCTAACACAGAATATAATTTTTACCTCAATCGGTTTTATTTTGGGAATTCCGATCGGATTCTACTTCATGACTCTGATGTTGAATGCTGCGGGGGAATCCCTCTATTACGTTCCGACCCTAACCTGGGGAAACATCCTGCTCTGTGCTGCGATAACCTTCACAATATCCATAGGAGTCAACCTGTTGTTTTCAGATAAAATCAGGAATTTGGATATGGTTGAGGCATTGAAGGATATTGAATAA